Proteins from a genomic interval of Clostridium scatologenes:
- a CDS encoding DUF4351 domain-containing protein, protein MVIKLLNKKFKNVDGDVIERIKVLSSDSLNLIIEDILDIESIEDLKKVWD, encoded by the coding sequence ATGGTTATAAAATTACTAAATAAAAAATTTAAAAATGTAGATGGAGATGTAATAGAAAGGATAAAAGTATTAAGTAGTGACAGTCTAAATTTAATTATAGAAGATATACTGGATATAGAAAGTATAGAAGATTTAAAAAAAGTATGGGATTAA
- a CDS encoding CRISPR-associated endoribonuclease Cas6, translating to MHIFECNFKVVLIKDISKEDVQETISKLIDKSFYKNESLKDFHEENRIKGYCFNSLYPISINKDYSEGEIYNFQIRCVGEELKNHFVKFLTNEYTTSIKALTCESKSIFKKPLDRIYSITPAVIKILDVEKTEYWRNKHNEEDFFEYIRENSIKKYEVLTGEKVDRSLRIFTYERIDNRTPIATSFKCRRMLGDKITLTVDTGIEAQNIAYMLLGTGVGDMSPRGYGYMNYQYIK from the coding sequence GTGCATATATTTGAATGTAATTTTAAAGTTGTTTTAATAAAGGATATATCAAAAGAAGATGTACAGGAGACTATAAGTAAGTTAATAGACAAATCTTTTTATAAAAATGAAAGCTTGAAAGATTTTCATGAAGAAAACAGAATAAAGGGTTATTGCTTTAATAGCTTGTATCCAATTTCAATAAATAAGGATTATAGTGAAGGTGAAATATATAATTTTCAAATAAGATGTGTAGGAGAAGAACTAAAAAATCATTTTGTAAAGTTTTTAACTAATGAATATACAACTTCTATAAAGGCGCTTACATGTGAAAGCAAAAGCATATTTAAAAAGCCATTAGATAGAATTTATAGTATAACTCCAGCTGTGATTAAGATTTTAGATGTGGAAAAAACAGAATACTGGAGAAATAAGCACAATGAAGAGGACTTTTTTGAATACATAAGAGAAAATAGTATAAAAAAGTATGAAGTATTAACAGGAGAAAAAGTAGATAGAAGCTTAAGGATATTTACCTATGAAAGAATAGATAATAGAACTCCAATAGCCACTAGCTTTAAATGTAGAAGAATGCTTGGTGATAAAATTACATTAACTGTAGATACAGGTATTGAAGCTCAAAATATTGCATATATGCTTCTTGGAACTGGCGTCGGGGATATGTCTCCTAGAGGCTATGGATACATGAATTATCAATATATTAAATAG